One Ricinus communis isolate WT05 ecotype wild-type chromosome 2, ASM1957865v1, whole genome shotgun sequence DNA segment encodes these proteins:
- the LOC8283225 gene encoding type IV inositol polyphosphate 5-phosphatase 3 isoform X3 — protein sequence MKSRSSKNQAERELEQSKSWVETCCLGCSCLQLFWPRIVVRKLLNITARDSDYSADSDTDDEDSDYASDTEELPVSRRESRFKANKIEDPQVDPSNDALPLLRRRKSETFRKQYISTKELRVSVGTWNVGGKLPPDDLDIDDWIDTNEPADIYVFGLQEIVPLNAGNIFGAEDSRPVPKWESIIRDTLNRIRPTRTKVKCYSDPLSPSKFKPSDDAPDIEEEMLFESDSDIGEEIHPLDEEPDCLDEVEDQSDVGDMRMNSGVAVESSGKLGVPVEQELQRQFSSPRRLNRLNCLRTEDSAGDVEAPAGDNSRKLTKMLSCNDRIGLTWPETPLNLLSQHVLQRPTSFKAMKSFRASKSFGTYNSFKSVTNDMQSELALLAETDLEALMKRKRRSSYVRIVSKQMVGIFLTIWVRRSLRKHIQNVKVSTVGVGVMGYIGNKGAISVSMSIYQTLFCFICTHLTSGEKDGDELKRNADVHEIHRRTQFHTFPGIGLPKGILDHERIIWLGDLNYRINLSYEKTRELISQKQWSELVEKDQLVRELRKGRAFDGWTEGALKFPPTYKYEMNSDKYYGADPKAGRRVPAWCDRILSYGKGMRLLSYGRTELKLSDHRPVAATYMAEAEVFCHRKLQRALTYTDAEIENEEVIEASLDVGMGHLRLEQDISLWER from the exons ATGAAGTCTCGCTCTTCTAAGAACCAAGCGGAG AGAGAACTTGAACAGAGCAAAAGTTGGGTTGAAACGTGTTGTTTGGGTTGTTCGTGCCTGCAGCTGTTTTGGCCGAGAATCGTTGTGCGTAAATTGCTCAATATCACTGCTAGAGACTCTGATTATAGTGCTGACAGTGATACTGATGATGAAGACTCTGATTATGCTTCTGATACTGAAG AATTGCCGGTGTCCAGGAGAGAATCACGGTTTAAAGCTAACAAAATAGAGGATCCCCAGGTTGATCCCAGCAACG ATGCTCTTCCATTATTAAGGAGGCGAAAATCAGAAACGTTTAGGAAACAGTATATAAGCACAAAGGAACTCAG AGTATCCGTTGGTACATGGAATGTTGGAGGAAAACTTCCACCTGATGACCTAGATATTGATGATTGGATTGATACTAATGAACCTGCAGACATCTATGTGTTCGG TCTTCAGGAGATTGTACCATTGAATGCTGGGAATATATTTGGTGCTGAAGATAGCCGCCCAGTTCCGAAGTGGGAAAGTATTATCCGTGATACACTAAATAGAATTCGACCTACAAGGACCAAGGTTAAATGCTATAGTGATCCCCTATCTCCATCAAAGTTTAAGCCATCTGATGATGCGCCAGATATAGAAGAGGAGATGCTATTTGAAAGTGATAGTGATATTGGAGAGGAAATTCATCCATTGGATGAAGAACCTGACTGTTTGGATGAAGTTGAAGATCAATCAGATGTAGGTGACATGCGTATGAATTCTGGCGTTGCAGTCGAAAGTAGTGGTAAATTAGGTGTTCCCGTAGAACAGGAGTTACAGAGACAATTTTCTTCTCCAAGGAGattaaatagattaaattGCTTGCGGACAGAGGATTCTGCTGGAGATGTTGAAGCACCAGCAGGTGATAACAGTCGTAAATTAACCAAAATGCTTAGCTGCAATGACAGGATTGGTTTGACCTGGCCAGAAACCCCATTAAACTTGCTGTCTCAGCATGTTTTACAGAGACCGACTTCCTTCAAAGCAATGAAGTCTTTTAGAGCAAGCAAGTCTTTTGGAACATATAATTCTTTCAAGTCAGTCACAAATGACATGCAATCAGAATTAGCTTTGCTTGCAGAAACTGACCTTGAAGCTCTTATGAAACGTAAAAGAAGATCATCATATGTAAGGATAGTAAGTAAGCAGATGGTTGGGATTTTTCTCACAATTTGGGTTCGTAGGAGCTTGCGCAAGCACATTCAGAATGTGAAAGTGTCTACTGTTGGTGTCGGTGTCATGGGCTACATCGGTAACAAA GGAGCAATATCAGTCAGCATGTCTATATATCAGActcttttctgttttatatGTACTCACCTCACGTCAGGTGAAAAGGATGGAGATGAACTCAAAAGAAATGCTGATGTGCATGAAATTCATAGAAGGACTCAATTTCATACATTTCCTGGTATTGGTCTTCCGAAAGGCATCCTTGATCACGA AAGAATTATTTGGCTGGGTGATTTGAACTACCGAATCAACTTGTCGTATGAAAAAACACGCGAACTGATCTCCCAGAAGCAGTGGTCCGAGTTAGTGGAGAAGGATCAG CTTGTAAGAGAGCTAAGAAAAGGTCGTGCATTTGATGGATGGACAGAGGGTGCACTAAAATTTCCACCAACTTATAAGTACGAGATGAATTCAGACAAATATTATGGAGCAGATCCAAAGGCTGGGAGGCGTGTGCCAGCATG GTGTGATCGCATTCTGTCATACGGAAAGGGAATGAGGCTTCTGAGTTACGGGAGAACAGAGCTCAAGCTTTCAGATCATCGACCTGTAGCAGCCACATATATGGCTGAAGCTGAAGTATTCTGTCATAGGAAGCTACAGCGGGCACTCACATACACGGATGCAGAGATAGAAAACGAGGAAGTCATAGAAGCAAGCTTAGATGTTGGAATGGGTCACTTGAGATTGGAGCAG GATATTTCTCTATGGGAGCGTTAA